In a single window of the Drosophila albomicans strain 15112-1751.03 chromosome 3, ASM965048v2, whole genome shotgun sequence genome:
- the LOC117571541 gene encoding accessory gland protein Acp62F-like, protein MFRLLQQLPLLLLLCWWLNYSTLADEVYETLHHYTNPEPDRKNFIWNPFPGFCGRNATAVNCGGVCPETCAYKSLKCLPHCGVPCVCRSGYVFSESLLKCILRSDCPTNVQQQEVQTHRVFQ, encoded by the coding sequence ATGTTTCGCTtgttgcaacagttgccgttgttgttgttgctgtgctggtGGCTAAACTACAGCACATTAGCCGATGAGGTCTACGAGACTCTGCATCATTACACCAACCCAGAGCCGGACCGCAAGAACTTTATATGGAATCCATTTCCCGGCTTCTGCGGCCGCAATGCCACAGCTGTGAATTGTGGGGGAGTTTGCCCCGAAACCTGCGCTTACAAATCCCTTAAATGTTTACCTCACTGTGGTGTACCTTGCGTATGTCGTTCCGGCTATGTCTTCAGTGAGAGTCTACTAAAATGCATTCTACGTAGTGATTGCCCCACCAATGTCCAACAACAGGAGGTGCAAACACATCGTGTGTTCCAGTAA